From one Vanacampus margaritifer isolate UIUO_Vmar chromosome 12, RoL_Vmar_1.0, whole genome shotgun sequence genomic stretch:
- the LOC144061472 gene encoding cartilage acidic protein 1-like isoform X1, translated as MFWFVLFLPALCSTQRSEPMFSAITKALLPPDYDNNPTQLNYGVAVTDVDGDGDLEVFVAGYNGPNLVLKFDKQRRRLVNIAVDNRSSPFYALRDRQGNAIGVTACDIDGDGREEIYVLNTNNAFSGRATYTDKLFKFRNGRFEDLLNDDINEHRDVANRMAGRSVACVDRKGTGRYAIYIANYASGTVGPHALIEMDEAASDLSQGVIALSNVAEQAGVNKFTGGRGVVVGPIVSQSYSDVFCDNEYGPNFLFRNNGDGTFTDVAQQAGVEDPMQHGRGVALADFNRDGKTDIVYGNWNGPHRLYMQLNNRKQRFKDIASQKFSMPSPVRTVIAADFDNDNELEVFFNNIAYRGPSANRLFRVSRREHGDPQIEELNVGEASEPEGRGTGAVATDFDGDGRLELLVSHGESAAQPLSIYKVNLGTTNSWLRVIPRTKFGAFARGAKVVVYTKRSGPHTRIIDGGSGYLCEMEPVAHFGLGKDMATNVEVYWPDGVSVARPLEPSEINSVLEIYYPRDNDEVTPTVEIECGPGFVLNENGRCIDKDECTQFPSVCPSDRPMCTNTYGSFKCRAKRRCDQGFEPNDDGSACVAQVAYFGKTRSSAERTWSAISLWLSPIGVLPFISNHLQSGLL; from the exons ATGTTTTGGTTTGTTCTGTTCCTGCCTGCACTTTGCTCGACGCAGCGTTCAGAGCCCATGTTCTCAGCCATAACCAAGGCGCTGCTTCCTCCCGACTACGACAACAACCCCACCCAGCTGAACTACGGCGTGGCCGTCACCGACGTCGACGGGGACGGAGACCTGGAGGTGTTTGTTGCAGG TTACAACGGTCCTAATCTGGTTTTGAAGTTCGACAAGCAGAGAAGGAGACTCGTCAACATCGCCGTGGACAACCGCAGCTCCCCATTTTACGCCCTGAGAGACCGCCAAGGCAACGCTATCGGGGTAACAGCGTGTGACATTGACGGAGACGGTCGGGAGGAGATTTACGTACTCAACACCAATAACGCCTTTTCTG GACGTGCGACATATACTGACAAACTGTTCAAGTTCCGAAACGGACGATTTGAGGATCTGCTGAATGATGACATTAACGAACACAGGGACGTGGCCAATCGTATGGCTGGACGCTCAGTAGCCTGTGTGGACAGAaag GGCACGGGCCGTTATGCCATCTACATAGCAAACTATGCCAGTGGCACCGTGGGCCCACATGCGCTTATAGAAATGGACGAGGCAGCGAGTGACCTTTCGCAAGGCGTCATCGCCCTTTCCAATGTGGCCGAGCAGGCGGGAGTCAACAAGTTCACTG GAGGCCGAGGTGTGGTCGTGGGGCCCATCGTGAGCCAGAGCTACTCTGATGTGTTTTGTGACAACGAGTATGGACCCAACTTCCTGTTCCGAAACAACGGAGATGGAACTTTTACTGACGTGGCGCAGCAGGCTG GAGTGGAGGACCCCATGCAGCATGGCAGAGGCGTAGCCCTTGCGGACTTCAACCGTGACGGAAAGACGGACATTGTTTACGGCAACTGGAACGGACCTCATCGTCTTTACATGCAACTTAACAACCGCAAGCAAAGGTTCAAG GACATAGCCTCGCAGAAGTTTTCTATGCCATCCCCGGTCCGTACGGTTATTGCTGCAGACTTTGACAACGACAATGAGCTGGAGGTCTTCTTCAACAACATTGCTTACAGGGGGCCTTCAGCCAACAGACTGTTTAG GGTGAGCAGGAGAGAGCATGGAGACCCCCAGATAGAGGAGCTTAATGTCGGCGAAGCTTCCGAGCCAGAGGGACGAGGAACTG GAGCTGTAGCCACAGACTTTGATGGAGACGGTCGTCTAGAGCTGCTGGTGTCTCATGGTGAAAGTGCAGCGCAACCACTTTCTATCTATAAAGTCAACCTG GGAACCACAAACTCATGGCTGCGTGTGATTCCCCGGACCAAGTTTGGCGCTTTTGCCAGAGGCGCTAAAGTAGTGGTGTACACAAAGAGGAGTGGACCGCATACACGTATCATCGATGGAGGATCGGGGTACCTCTGTGAGATGGAGCCTGTGGCACACTTTGGCCTCG GTAAAGACATGGCCACAAATGTGGAAGTGTATTGGCCAGATGGAGTCTCAGTTGCTCGACCCTTGGAACCGTCAGAAATCAACTCTGTGCTGGAGATCTACTATCCGAGAGACAACGATGAGGTCACCCCCACTGTGGAAATAGAG TGTGGTCCCGGCTTTGTTCTTAATGAAAATGGACGCTGCATCG aTAAAGATGAATGTACCCAGTTCCCTTCTGTGTGCCCCTCTGACCGCCCTATGTGCACCAACACCTATGGCAGCTTTAAATGCCGTGCCAAGAGAAGATGCGACCAGGGCTTTGAGCCCAACGATGATGGGTCTGCATGTGTGG CCCAGGTGGCTTACTTTGGGAAGACACGGTCCTCTGCGGAACGCACATGGTCGGCCATTTCTCTCTGGCTATCACCCATCGGCGTGCTTCCTTTCATCTCCAACCATCTCCAGAGTGGACTACTGTAG
- the LOC144061472 gene encoding cartilage acidic protein 1-like isoform X2 yields the protein MFWFVLFLPALCSTQRSEPMFSAITKALLPPDYDNNPTQLNYGVAVTDVDGDGDLEVFVAGYNGPNLVLKFDKQRRRLVNIAVDNRSSPFYALRDRQGNAIGVTACDIDGDGREEIYVLNTNNAFSGRATYTDKLFKFRNGRFEDLLNDDINEHRDVANRMAGRSVACVDRKGTGRYAIYIANYASGTVGPHALIEMDEAASDLSQGVIALSNVAEQAGVNKFTGGRGVVVGPIVSQSYSDVFCDNEYGPNFLFRNNGDGTFTDVAQQAGVEDPMQHGRGVALADFNRDGKTDIVYGNWNGPHRLYMQLNNRKQRFKDIASQKFSMPSPVRTVIAADFDNDNELEVFFNNIAYRGPSANRLFRVSRREHGDPQIEELNVGEASEPEGRGTGAVATDFDGDGRLELLVSHGESAAQPLSIYKVNLGTTNSWLRVIPRTKFGAFARGAKVVVYTKRSGPHTRIIDGGSGYLCEMEPVAHFGLGKDMATNVEVYWPDGVSVARPLEPSEINSVLEIYYPRDNDEVTPTVEIECGPGFVLNENGRCIAQVAYFGKTRSSAERTWSAISLWLSPIGVLPFISNHLQSGLL from the exons ATGTTTTGGTTTGTTCTGTTCCTGCCTGCACTTTGCTCGACGCAGCGTTCAGAGCCCATGTTCTCAGCCATAACCAAGGCGCTGCTTCCTCCCGACTACGACAACAACCCCACCCAGCTGAACTACGGCGTGGCCGTCACCGACGTCGACGGGGACGGAGACCTGGAGGTGTTTGTTGCAGG TTACAACGGTCCTAATCTGGTTTTGAAGTTCGACAAGCAGAGAAGGAGACTCGTCAACATCGCCGTGGACAACCGCAGCTCCCCATTTTACGCCCTGAGAGACCGCCAAGGCAACGCTATCGGGGTAACAGCGTGTGACATTGACGGAGACGGTCGGGAGGAGATTTACGTACTCAACACCAATAACGCCTTTTCTG GACGTGCGACATATACTGACAAACTGTTCAAGTTCCGAAACGGACGATTTGAGGATCTGCTGAATGATGACATTAACGAACACAGGGACGTGGCCAATCGTATGGCTGGACGCTCAGTAGCCTGTGTGGACAGAaag GGCACGGGCCGTTATGCCATCTACATAGCAAACTATGCCAGTGGCACCGTGGGCCCACATGCGCTTATAGAAATGGACGAGGCAGCGAGTGACCTTTCGCAAGGCGTCATCGCCCTTTCCAATGTGGCCGAGCAGGCGGGAGTCAACAAGTTCACTG GAGGCCGAGGTGTGGTCGTGGGGCCCATCGTGAGCCAGAGCTACTCTGATGTGTTTTGTGACAACGAGTATGGACCCAACTTCCTGTTCCGAAACAACGGAGATGGAACTTTTACTGACGTGGCGCAGCAGGCTG GAGTGGAGGACCCCATGCAGCATGGCAGAGGCGTAGCCCTTGCGGACTTCAACCGTGACGGAAAGACGGACATTGTTTACGGCAACTGGAACGGACCTCATCGTCTTTACATGCAACTTAACAACCGCAAGCAAAGGTTCAAG GACATAGCCTCGCAGAAGTTTTCTATGCCATCCCCGGTCCGTACGGTTATTGCTGCAGACTTTGACAACGACAATGAGCTGGAGGTCTTCTTCAACAACATTGCTTACAGGGGGCCTTCAGCCAACAGACTGTTTAG GGTGAGCAGGAGAGAGCATGGAGACCCCCAGATAGAGGAGCTTAATGTCGGCGAAGCTTCCGAGCCAGAGGGACGAGGAACTG GAGCTGTAGCCACAGACTTTGATGGAGACGGTCGTCTAGAGCTGCTGGTGTCTCATGGTGAAAGTGCAGCGCAACCACTTTCTATCTATAAAGTCAACCTG GGAACCACAAACTCATGGCTGCGTGTGATTCCCCGGACCAAGTTTGGCGCTTTTGCCAGAGGCGCTAAAGTAGTGGTGTACACAAAGAGGAGTGGACCGCATACACGTATCATCGATGGAGGATCGGGGTACCTCTGTGAGATGGAGCCTGTGGCACACTTTGGCCTCG GTAAAGACATGGCCACAAATGTGGAAGTGTATTGGCCAGATGGAGTCTCAGTTGCTCGACCCTTGGAACCGTCAGAAATCAACTCTGTGCTGGAGATCTACTATCCGAGAGACAACGATGAGGTCACCCCCACTGTGGAAATAGAG TGTGGTCCCGGCTTTGTTCTTAATGAAAATGGACGCTGCATCG CCCAGGTGGCTTACTTTGGGAAGACACGGTCCTCTGCGGAACGCACATGGTCGGCCATTTCTCTCTGGCTATCACCCATCGGCGTGCTTCCTTTCATCTCCAACCATCTCCAGAGTGGACTACTGTAG